Proteins encoded together in one Nostoc sp. PCC 7524 window:
- the nifU gene encoding Fe-S cluster assembly protein NifU: MWDYTDKVLELFYDPKNQGVIEENSEPGVKVATGEVGSIACGDALRLHIKVEVESDKILDARFQTFGCTSAIASSSALTEMIKGLTLDEALKVSNKDIANYLGGLPEAKMHCSVMGQEALEAAIYNYRGIPLAAHDDDDEGALVCTCFGISENKVRRVVIENHLTNAEQVTNYIKAGGGCGSCLAKIDDIIKDVKEKNAVTNLNTNGVNPTKEIANSGQKRPLTNVQKIALIQKVLDEEVRPVLIADGGDVELYDVDGDIVKVVLQGACGSCSSSTATLKIAIESRLRDRINPSLVVEAV, from the coding sequence ATGTGGGACTACACAGATAAAGTATTAGAACTGTTTTACGATCCCAAGAATCAGGGGGTTATCGAAGAAAACAGCGAACCTGGCGTGAAGGTTGCCACGGGAGAAGTAGGTAGTATTGCTTGCGGTGATGCGCTGAGATTGCACATCAAAGTTGAAGTTGAATCTGATAAGATTTTGGATGCTCGCTTCCAAACCTTTGGCTGCACCAGTGCGATCGCTTCTTCGAGCGCCTTGACAGAAATGATTAAGGGTCTGACCTTGGATGAAGCCCTGAAAGTTTCTAATAAAGACATTGCTAATTACCTCGGTGGCTTGCCAGAAGCTAAAATGCACTGCTCTGTGATGGGGCAGGAAGCTCTCGAAGCTGCTATCTATAACTATCGTGGCATTCCTCTAGCTGCCCATGATGACGATGATGAAGGGGCATTAGTTTGCACTTGCTTTGGTATCAGCGAAAATAAGGTTCGGCGTGTAGTTATCGAAAATCACCTTACTAATGCGGAACAGGTAACAAATTACATCAAAGCTGGTGGCGGTTGCGGTTCCTGTTTAGCTAAGATTGATGATATCATTAAAGATGTAAAGGAAAAGAACGCCGTAACGAATCTCAACACAAATGGCGTAAACCCCACTAAAGAAATTGCTAATTCTGGGCAGAAACGACCATTAACTAACGTTCAAAAGATTGCCCTCATCCAAAAAGTATTAGACGAAGAAGTTAGACCCGTATTGATCGCCGACGGCGGAGATGTAGAACTCTACGATGTAGACGGCGATATTGTTAAAGTAGTGCTGCAAGGCGCGTGTGGCTCTTGTTCTAGCTCTACAGCTACCTTAAAGATAGCGATTGAATCGAGACTACGCGATCGCATCAACCCCAGCCTAGTAGTCGAAGCAGTCTAG
- the nifS gene encoding cysteine desulfurase NifS, whose protein sequence is MSVIYLDNNATTKVDPEVVEAIMPYLTEYYGNPSSMHTFGGQLAKAVRTAREQVAALLGADESEIVFTSCGTEGDNAAIRAALLAQPEKRHIITTQVEHPAVLNVCKQLETQGYSVTYLSVNRQGQLDLDELEASLTGNTALVTIMYANNETGTVFPIEQIGMRVKEKGAIFHVDAVQAVGKIPLNMKTSTVDMLTMSGHKIHAPKGIGVLYVRRGVRFRPLMIGGHQERGRRAGTENVPGIVGLGKAAELEMLHLEEATTREKRLRDRLEQTLLAKIPECEVNGDITQRLPNTTNIGFKYIEGEAILLLLNKYGICASSGSACTSGSLEPSHVLRAMGLPYTTLHGSIRFSLCRYTTEAEIDKVIEVMPEIVERLRALSPFKNDEAGWLQSQEQTLAHR, encoded by the coding sequence ATGAGTGTTATTTATTTGGATAATAATGCTACCACTAAGGTAGATCCAGAAGTTGTAGAGGCGATCATGCCCTACCTGACCGAATATTACGGTAATCCATCTAGTATGCACACCTTTGGCGGGCAACTGGCCAAGGCAGTGAGAACAGCGAGAGAACAAGTTGCAGCCCTATTGGGTGCGGATGAATCAGAAATTGTGTTTACAAGTTGTGGTACTGAAGGTGATAATGCCGCCATTCGCGCCGCCTTGTTAGCTCAACCAGAAAAACGCCACATCATCACTACCCAGGTAGAACACCCCGCAGTCTTAAATGTCTGCAAACAGTTAGAAACCCAAGGTTATAGTGTTACCTATCTTTCGGTGAATCGTCAGGGGCAATTGGATCTAGATGAACTAGAAGCCTCGTTGACAGGTAACACCGCCCTGGTGACGATTATGTATGCCAACAACGAAACCGGGACTGTTTTCCCCATTGAGCAAATTGGGATGCGGGTGAAGGAAAAAGGCGCAATCTTCCATGTAGACGCGGTGCAAGCAGTAGGTAAGATACCTCTGAATATGAAGACCAGCACTGTAGATATGTTAACGATGTCTGGTCACAAAATCCACGCACCCAAAGGGATTGGTGTATTGTATGTGCGCCGTGGTGTGAGATTCCGTCCCCTAATGATTGGAGGACACCAAGAACGGGGACGGCGTGCAGGTACAGAGAATGTACCGGGAATTGTCGGTTTAGGTAAAGCCGCAGAATTGGAAATGCTGCACCTAGAAGAAGCGACTACGAGAGAAAAACGGCTGCGCGATCGCCTAGAACAAACCTTACTTGCTAAAATTCCTGAGTGCGAAGTTAACGGTGATATTACGCAGAGATTGCCCAACACCACCAACATCGGTTTCAAATACATCGAAGGTGAAGCCATCCTGCTGTTGTTAAATAAATACGGTATCTGTGCCTCCTCCGGTTCCGCCTGTACCTCTGGCTCATTGGAACCATCCCACGTCCTCCGGGCAATGGGTTTACCATACACCACCTTACACGGTTCGATTCGCTTCAGTCTTTGTCGCTACACCACAGAAGCCGAAATCGACAAAGTAATCGAGGTTATGCCCGAAATTGTTGAACGCCTCCGCGCCCTCTCCCCCTTCAAAAATGATGAAGCGGGTTGGTTGCAATCCCAAGAACAAACATTGGCTCATAGGTAA